From the genome of Haloterrigena sp. KLK7, one region includes:
- a CDS encoding CARDB domain-containing protein, translated as MWQTPTRRGVLEGVAVGGLVPVAATGTAAARTAVQDAPIDVTIQETNSPVETGAVLEVTATVENGGSGSLSTDAVLVVGHDPTVVDTRSIQVGAGATETVELTFETAIVDNDQEFPVWVVVDGAADSTNVLAYADAPPVAIEIFRTNDPLATGEVLEVTARLETEGDVSATETVELIVGHNPTTVDSATVSVQSGGGRLVTLEFETAIVDNTQEFPVRVVGSSDSAERTVRVIGRNDDPVETDVTFTSCTRAEVSGTFGDGDSVAASTGFYNEGGGEPLYGNTLLEDWIEIGTHVDAPFSGTIVFEIGDERDVSTTPDGARVEVPDYGELGTVLTGITLPPDYPTATISRSNPQAQSCLEEIESGAGGEGTLSVSIDGTNAPVDAGDFLEVTAVVENTGGGSASGTVALVVGHDPQEVDSTTVSLESGASETVSLGYTTYPAAQTTEFPVRVETPDDSAVRSVTVYGTES; from the coding sequence ATGTGGCAGACACCGACGCGCCGGGGGGTACTCGAGGGTGTCGCGGTCGGGGGGCTCGTTCCCGTCGCCGCCACGGGGACCGCCGCGGCGCGGACGGCGGTTCAGGACGCACCGATCGACGTAACGATCCAGGAGACGAACAGTCCGGTCGAGACGGGAGCCGTCCTCGAGGTGACCGCGACGGTCGAGAACGGCGGCAGCGGGTCCCTGTCGACCGACGCCGTGCTCGTCGTCGGCCACGATCCGACGGTCGTCGACACGCGGTCGATACAGGTGGGAGCCGGGGCCACGGAGACCGTCGAACTCACGTTCGAGACGGCGATCGTCGACAACGATCAGGAGTTTCCCGTCTGGGTCGTCGTCGACGGCGCGGCCGACAGCACGAACGTCCTCGCCTACGCGGACGCGCCGCCGGTCGCGATCGAGATCTTTCGGACGAACGATCCCCTCGCGACCGGCGAGGTCCTCGAGGTGACCGCACGGCTCGAGACCGAGGGTGACGTGTCGGCGACGGAGACCGTCGAGTTGATCGTCGGTCACAATCCGACGACCGTCGATTCGGCGACCGTTTCGGTGCAATCCGGCGGCGGCCGACTGGTAACCCTGGAGTTCGAGACGGCGATCGTCGACAACACGCAGGAGTTCCCGGTCCGGGTGGTCGGCTCGTCCGATTCGGCCGAACGGACCGTCCGCGTGATCGGACGGAACGACGACCCCGTCGAGACGGACGTGACCTTCACCTCGTGTACGCGAGCGGAGGTTTCGGGCACGTTCGGCGACGGCGACAGCGTGGCGGCGAGCACCGGCTTCTACAACGAGGGCGGGGGCGAGCCGCTCTACGGCAACACGCTCCTCGAGGACTGGATCGAGATCGGCACCCACGTCGACGCGCCGTTCTCGGGCACGATCGTCTTCGAGATCGGCGACGAACGCGACGTCTCGACCACGCCCGACGGGGCTCGCGTGGAGGTTCCGGATTACGGCGAGCTCGGGACGGTGCTGACCGGCATCACGCTGCCGCCGGACTACCCGACCGCGACGATCTCCCGCTCGAACCCACAGGCCCAATCCTGTCTCGAGGAGATCGAGAGCGGAGCCGGGGGCGAGGGAACGCTCTCGGTCTCGATCGACGGGACGAACGCGCCCGTCGACGCCGGCGATTTCCTCGAGGTGACGGCGGTCGTCGAGAACACCGGCGGCGGATCGGCCTCGGGCACCGTCGCGCTCGTCGTCGGTCACGACCCTCAGGAGGTCGACTCGACGACCGTCTCCCTCGAGTCGGGCGCGAGCGAGACCGTGTCGCTGGGGTATACGACCTATCCGGCGGCGCAGACGACCGAGTTCCCGGTTCGGGTCGAGACTCCGGACGACTCGGCCGTCCGGTCGGTCACCGTATACGGCACCGAGAGCTAG
- a CDS encoding putative sulfate exporter family transporter, whose amino-acid sequence MNGRRLLPGLLALCLGAILARALAVSLGFNRLLLAIALGFVATNAVGVPDRLEPGIATHNLWLGGGIVLMGASISLETVLEVGGLVLLIVVVVTATTLLAVEFLARNVFGLADRMGSLLAAGASICGVSAVVAVAGAVSAREEQIAYAAATVLLFDAITIVVYPIVGDLLNLSGMVFGTWAGVSMFSTGPVVAVGFAHSDVAGQWATMTKLARNALIGVVVLAYASYYAHAGSGGRPSVRTLWDEFPTFVLGFLALAVVASAGVLSSAQVASIENAYDWLFVFAFVGLGTEIRLADLRATGPMPAVVVLLALLVSSGLSLAALLVLF is encoded by the coding sequence ATGAACGGCCGTCGACTGCTGCCGGGGCTGCTGGCCCTCTGTCTCGGCGCGATACTCGCCCGAGCGCTCGCCGTCTCGCTCGGATTCAACCGGCTTTTGCTCGCGATCGCGCTCGGGTTCGTCGCGACGAACGCCGTGGGTGTCCCCGACCGCCTCGAGCCCGGGATCGCGACGCACAACCTGTGGCTGGGCGGGGGGATCGTGCTCATGGGCGCGTCGATCTCGCTCGAGACCGTCCTCGAGGTCGGCGGGCTCGTCCTGCTGATCGTAGTCGTCGTGACCGCGACGACGCTGCTCGCCGTCGAATTCCTCGCGCGAAACGTGTTCGGGCTGGCCGATCGGATGGGGTCGCTGCTCGCGGCCGGCGCCAGTATCTGCGGCGTCTCGGCGGTCGTCGCGGTCGCGGGTGCCGTCAGCGCCCGCGAGGAACAGATCGCCTACGCGGCCGCGACGGTCCTGCTGTTCGACGCGATCACCATCGTCGTCTACCCGATCGTCGGCGACCTCCTGAACCTCTCCGGGATGGTGTTCGGCACGTGGGCCGGCGTCAGTATGTTCTCGACGGGTCCCGTCGTCGCCGTCGGCTTCGCTCACTCCGACGTCGCCGGCCAGTGGGCGACGATGACGAAGTTAGCGCGAAACGCCCTGATCGGCGTCGTCGTCCTCGCATACGCGAGTTACTACGCCCACGCGGGTAGCGGTGGTCGACCCTCCGTCCGGACGCTCTGGGACGAGTTTCCGACGTTCGTGCTGGGCTTTCTCGCACTCGCCGTCGTCGCCAGCGCGGGCGTCCTCTCTTCGGCCCAGGTGGCCTCGATCGAGAACGCCTACGACTGGCTGTTCGTGTTCGCGTTCGTCGGCCTCGGAACCGAGATCCGGCTCGCCGATCTCCGGGCCACCGGGCCGATGCCCGCCGTCGTCGTTCTGCTGGCGTTGCTCGTCAGCAGCGGGCTCTCGCTCGCGGCGTTGCTGGTGCTGTTTTGA
- the minD gene encoding cell division ATPase MinD, producing the protein MSHETVYAIASGKGGVGKTTTTVNLGTALAQAGERVAIVDADLGMANLAGFVSLSPDSTTLHDVLSGDASVDDATYRITENIVAVPSGTSLDEYADTSPEGLREVVDELRERFDYVFLDVGAGVSHETVLPLGLADAVVLVSTPEPAAVHDSKKTLELTERAGGDVTGLVITRTRPDSDVSYEEIAARLETPLLAMIPDDPAARESVYAGTPLVVYEPDGPAAGAYRRLAADLAGIEVADTTEDADDDADSTAADPSDASTDEESTEREAAHDDVSSAITEAESDS; encoded by the coding sequence ATGTCTCACGAGACGGTCTATGCTATCGCGAGCGGGAAAGGCGGGGTCGGAAAGACGACGACGACGGTGAACCTCGGGACGGCGCTGGCCCAGGCCGGCGAGCGCGTCGCCATCGTCGACGCCGACCTCGGAATGGCGAACCTCGCCGGGTTCGTCAGTCTCTCCCCCGACTCGACGACGCTGCACGACGTGCTGTCCGGCGACGCATCGGTCGACGACGCCACCTATCGAATCACCGAGAACATCGTCGCGGTCCCGAGCGGCACCAGCCTCGACGAGTACGCCGACACCTCCCCCGAGGGCCTGCGCGAAGTCGTCGACGAGCTCCGAGAGCGGTTCGACTACGTCTTCCTCGACGTCGGCGCCGGGGTCAGCCACGAAACCGTGCTCCCGCTCGGACTGGCCGACGCGGTCGTTCTCGTCTCCACGCCCGAACCCGCGGCGGTCCACGACTCGAAGAAGACCCTCGAGTTGACCGAGCGCGCGGGCGGCGACGTCACCGGCCTCGTCATCACCCGGACGCGCCCCGACAGCGACGTCTCCTACGAGGAGATCGCCGCGCGCCTCGAGACGCCCCTGCTGGCGATGATCCCCGACGATCCCGCGGCCCGCGAGAGCGTCTACGCCGGAACGCCGCTGGTCGTCTACGAACCCGACGGCCCCGCCGCCGGCGCCTACCGACGGCTCGCGGCCGATCTGGCGGGCATCGAGGTCGCAGACACGACGGAGGACGCGGACGACGACGCCGATTCCACCGCGGCCGACCCGTCCGACGCCTCGACCGACGAGGAGTCAACCGAGCGGGAGGCGGCCCACGACGACGTCTCGAGTGCGATTACGGAAGCCGAGTCCGACTCCTGA
- the prf1 gene encoding peptide chain release factor aRF-1, with amino-acid sequence MSQEGEQEQSDRKKYEFRKVLEDLKDFDGSGTQLVTIYVPEDRQISDVVQHVTQEHSEAANIKSKQTRTAVQDALTSIKDRLRYYDTYPPENGLVLFSGAVDSGGGRTEMVTKVLESPPQPVESFRYHCDSDFLTEPLEEMMADKGLYGLIVLDRREANVGWLKGKRIEPVKSASSLVPGKQRKGGQSAQRFARLRLEAIDNFYQEVAGMANDLFVPRRHELDGILVGGPSPTKDEFLDGDYLHHEIQDNVIGKFDVAYTDESGLKDLVDNAEEALADAEVMKDKKVMEEFFEELNAGDQATYGFEQTRQNLMMGAVDRLLISEDLRKDVVTYDCPECGNTDREVIDRRKSTPDHTCTDCGTEVEATEDDREDAIDHLIEIAEQRGTETKFISTDFEKGEQLYNAFGGFAGLLRYSTGV; translated from the coding sequence ATGAGCCAGGAGGGCGAACAGGAGCAATCCGACCGGAAGAAATACGAGTTCCGGAAGGTTCTCGAGGATCTCAAGGACTTCGACGGCTCCGGGACGCAGCTCGTGACGATCTACGTACCCGAGGATAGACAGATCAGTGACGTCGTCCAGCACGTCACGCAGGAACACAGCGAGGCGGCCAACATCAAGTCCAAGCAGACGCGGACGGCCGTCCAGGACGCGCTGACGAGCATCAAGGACCGACTGCGCTACTACGACACGTATCCGCCGGAGAACGGACTCGTGCTGTTCTCGGGTGCGGTCGACTCCGGCGGCGGCCGCACGGAGATGGTCACGAAGGTCCTCGAGAGCCCGCCCCAGCCCGTCGAGTCGTTCCGCTACCACTGCGACTCCGATTTCTTGACGGAGCCGTTAGAGGAGATGATGGCGGACAAGGGCCTCTACGGTCTGATCGTCCTCGACCGGCGCGAGGCCAACGTCGGCTGGCTGAAGGGGAAGCGCATCGAACCCGTCAAGTCCGCCTCCTCGCTCGTCCCCGGCAAACAGCGTAAGGGGGGTCAGTCCGCCCAGCGATTCGCCCGCCTGCGCCTCGAGGCCATCGACAACTTCTACCAGGAGGTCGCCGGGATGGCGAACGACCTGTTCGTCCCCCGGCGCCACGAACTCGACGGAATCCTCGTCGGGGGCCCCTCGCCTACGAAAGACGAGTTCCTCGACGGTGACTATCTCCACCACGAGATCCAGGACAACGTCATCGGCAAGTTCGACGTCGCCTACACCGACGAGTCGGGCCTGAAGGACCTCGTCGACAACGCCGAGGAGGCGCTGGCCGACGCCGAGGTGATGAAGGACAAGAAGGTCATGGAGGAGTTCTTCGAGGAACTCAACGCGGGCGATCAGGCCACCTACGGCTTCGAGCAGACCCGCCAGAACCTGATGATGGGCGCGGTCGACCGACTGCTCATCAGCGAGGACCTCCGCAAGGACGTCGTCACCTACGACTGTCCGGAGTGTGGCAACACCGACCGCGAGGTCATCGACCGCCGCAAGTCCACGCCCGACCACACCTGCACCGACTGCGGTACCGAGGTCGAGGCGACCGAGGACGACCGCGAGGACGCGATCGACCACCTCATCGAGATCGCCGAACAGCGCGGCACCGAGACCAAGTTCATCTCGACGGACTTCGAGAAGGGCGAACAGCTCTACAACGCCTTCGGCGGCTTCGCCGGTCTCCTGCGGTACTCCACCGGCGTCTAA
- a CDS encoding HalOD1 output domain-containing protein, translated as MHGHRTHSPASQSRSPSVYRATHDPDGPARLSTTVVHALADCMGTDVTDGYISLYDAIDPVALNALFRPRHDGRQRSGGTLGFTVRDHYVTVSSDGEILIEPPAQR; from the coding sequence ATGCACGGACACCGCACTCACTCCCCCGCCTCACAGTCTCGCTCTCCATCGGTCTATCGCGCAACGCACGACCCCGACGGGCCGGCCAGGCTCAGCACGACCGTGGTCCACGCGCTGGCCGACTGCATGGGGACCGACGTCACCGACGGCTACATCTCGCTGTACGACGCCATCGATCCCGTCGCCCTGAACGCCCTCTTCCGGCCGCGCCACGACGGCCGCCAGCGAAGCGGCGGCACGCTCGGCTTCACCGTTCGCGACCACTACGTGACGGTCTCCAGCGACGGCGAAATTCTGATCGAACCGCCCGCACAGCGCTGA
- the trpB gene encoding tryptophan synthase subunit beta codes for MSDGAFEGYGGRHVPDPLEEPLERLAAAYDDVATTDEFQSELRGLLEEFAGRPTPLYYARNLSERYGAEIYLKREDLLHGGAHKINNALGQALLAKRAGRDRLIAETGAGQHGTATAMVGALLDLETEIYMGKKDVERQEMNVFRMRLMGAEVNEVTRGNEGLADAVDAALEDFAQNVENTHYLVGSVVGPDPFPRMVRDFQSVIGREAREQFRDRTGDLPDAAVACVGGGSNAIGLFHAFREDDVDFYGAEGGGEGSDSNRHAAPLANGTDDVLHGMKTRVLDDDVEVHSVSAGLDYPGVGPEHAMFRAVGRCEYTGITDEEALAAFRELSETEGIIPALESSHAVARAIQLAEEGDHETILVNLSGRGDKDMETAASKFDL; via the coding sequence ATGTCAGACGGTGCATTCGAGGGATACGGCGGCCGACACGTCCCCGACCCGCTGGAGGAACCGCTCGAGCGACTCGCCGCGGCGTACGACGACGTAGCGACCACCGACGAGTTCCAGTCCGAGCTACGCGGACTCCTCGAGGAATTCGCCGGGCGACCGACGCCGCTGTACTACGCGCGCAACCTGAGCGAGCGCTACGGCGCCGAGATCTACCTCAAACGCGAGGACCTGCTCCACGGCGGCGCCCACAAGATCAACAACGCGCTCGGCCAGGCCCTCCTGGCCAAACGGGCCGGCCGCGACCGACTGATCGCCGAGACCGGCGCCGGCCAGCACGGCACCGCGACCGCGATGGTCGGCGCCCTGCTGGACCTCGAGACGGAGATCTACATGGGGAAGAAGGACGTCGAGCGCCAGGAGATGAACGTCTTCCGGATGCGCCTGATGGGCGCCGAGGTCAACGAGGTCACGCGCGGGAACGAGGGCCTCGCCGACGCCGTCGACGCCGCGCTCGAGGACTTCGCGCAGAACGTCGAGAACACCCACTACCTCGTGGGCAGCGTCGTCGGCCCCGACCCGTTCCCACGGATGGTCCGGGACTTCCAGAGCGTCATCGGTCGCGAGGCCCGCGAGCAGTTTCGGGATCGGACGGGCGACCTGCCGGACGCCGCGGTCGCCTGCGTCGGCGGCGGCTCGAACGCCATCGGTCTCTTCCACGCCTTCCGCGAGGACGACGTCGACTTCTACGGCGCCGAAGGGGGCGGCGAGGGGAGCGACTCGAACCGTCACGCCGCGCCGCTCGCGAACGGGACGGACGACGTCCTCCACGGCATGAAAACGCGCGTGCTCGACGACGACGTCGAGGTCCACTCGGTCTCGGCGGGACTGGACTATCCCGGCGTCGGCCCCGAACACGCCATGTTCCGCGCCGTGGGACGCTGCGAGTACACCGGCATCACCGACGAGGAAGCGCTCGCAGCGTTCCGCGAACTGAGCGAGACCGAGGGAATCATCCCGGCCCTCGAGTCCAGCCACGCCGTCGCGCGGGCGATCCAGCTGGCCGAGGAGGGCGACCACGAGACGATCCTCGTCAACCTCTCGGGACGGGGCGACAAGGACATGGAGACCGCGGCGTCGAAGTTCGACCTCTGA
- a CDS encoding glycosyltransferase — protein MRVAFVSSETVHHRDTETNRRLQSVLELLRDAGHDVELFCARFWDDDSTTLERDDVTYRAVTDDPDARRSFCLRLPFDLAAAGPDIVHASARPPTALLAAGWGARLARAPLVAEWYGDGGVADDRWTRRATKRGDLIVTPSELVATWVRERGGDGDVVETVPNPIDLERVREVTADERVDVVYARRLDEGANLESLLLGLAELRGRDWTATVIGDGPEREAYERLASDLRIEDRLSFVGDCSLEERIAAYRGAHVFAQTAERCVFPTEMLWALAAGCVGIVEYHADSSAHELVEGWERGFRTTSEDELADAILAAGDLEHRTFDDRFADYDRSAVAERYLEQYRTLQEEFGLL, from the coding sequence ATGCGCGTCGCGTTCGTCTCGAGCGAAACGGTTCACCACCGCGATACCGAGACGAACCGGCGACTCCAGTCGGTCCTCGAACTCCTCCGCGACGCCGGCCACGACGTGGAACTGTTCTGTGCGCGGTTCTGGGACGACGACTCGACGACCCTCGAGCGCGACGACGTCACCTATCGCGCCGTCACGGACGACCCCGACGCCCGGCGATCGTTTTGCCTGCGACTTCCGTTCGACCTCGCGGCGGCCGGCCCGGACATCGTCCACGCGAGCGCGCGGCCGCCGACCGCGCTGCTGGCGGCCGGCTGGGGGGCGCGCCTCGCGCGGGCTCCGCTGGTCGCTGAGTGGTACGGCGACGGCGGCGTCGCCGACGACCGGTGGACCAGACGGGCGACGAAGCGGGGCGATCTGATCGTCACGCCCTCGGAACTCGTCGCCACGTGGGTCCGCGAGCGCGGCGGCGACGGCGACGTCGTCGAGACGGTTCCCAATCCGATCGATCTCGAGCGAGTACGGGAGGTGACGGCCGACGAGCGCGTCGACGTGGTCTACGCCCGGCGGCTCGACGAGGGCGCGAACCTCGAGAGCCTCCTGCTCGGCCTGGCGGAGCTCCGCGGCCGCGACTGGACGGCGACCGTGATCGGCGACGGGCCCGAACGCGAGGCCTACGAGCGACTGGCGAGCGACCTCCGGATCGAAGACCGGCTCTCCTTCGTCGGCGACTGCTCGCTCGAGGAGCGTATCGCGGCCTACAGAGGGGCCCACGTCTTCGCGCAGACGGCCGAACGCTGCGTCTTCCCCACGGAGATGCTGTGGGCGCTGGCCGCCGGCTGCGTCGGCATCGTCGAGTACCACGCCGACTCGAGCGCCCACGAGCTCGTCGAGGGCTGGGAGCGGGGGTTCCGGACGACCAGCGAGGACGAACTCGCCGACGCCATCCTCGCGGCCGGCGACCTCGAACACCGGACGTTCGACGACCGGTTCGCCGACTACGACCGCTCGGCGGTCGCCGAGCGCTACCTCGAGCAGTACCGGACGTTGCAGGAGGAGTTCGGCCTGCTGTGA
- a CDS encoding NADH-quinone oxidoreductase subunit D: MSEQRQREPRGIDPEYDHRREDGVDEASLESLLSEYTLRRDVHENAPAFVIRPDDVQAVLGLLRDEAGFDHLSCLTPQEYEDRYESILHLTKYENRTHEVTLVVQLPKSDPVCQSAEPVFRTADWHEREAYDLVGIEYEGHPDPRRILLPESWQGHPLALDYDQEKPQIVKYTAHANPIQSDHDDPESDTMFLNIGPHHPATHGVLHLETVLDGETVIDVDPDVGYLHRCEEQMCQNGTYRHQIIPYADRWDYTANLPNEWAVARAIEDIADIEVPEYAQVLRTMSVEFGRMLGHFLAVSTFALDVYGDFTAIFQYGMRDREVVQDILEDLTGQRMMFYYFRLGGVAWDLPEPREEWIEKCRDFLDELPAKVDEYHDLLTGNEIFQRRTMGTGVLEPEVAKDYGCTGPVARGSGIDYDVRRDDPYGYYEHLDWDVVTEDSCDNHARVLVRLKEVEESAKIIEQCLDLLENWPEDERTVQSNVPRTLKPDAGTETYRSVEIAKGELGVYIRSDGSNSPARFKIRSPCFHNLSALPEMAEGEYVADLVASLGSLDIVLGSVDR; this comes from the coding sequence ATGAGTGAACAACGTCAGCGAGAGCCGAGGGGTATCGATCCGGAGTACGACCACCGCCGGGAGGACGGGGTCGACGAGGCGTCCCTCGAGTCGCTGCTCTCCGAGTACACGCTTCGCCGGGACGTACACGAGAACGCGCCCGCGTTCGTCATCCGTCCGGACGACGTCCAAGCGGTTCTGGGGCTGCTACGCGACGAGGCCGGGTTCGATCACCTCTCGTGTCTCACGCCCCAGGAGTACGAGGACCGCTACGAGTCGATTCTCCACCTGACGAAGTACGAGAACCGAACGCACGAGGTGACGCTGGTCGTCCAACTGCCCAAGAGCGACCCCGTCTGTCAGAGCGCCGAACCGGTGTTTCGCACCGCCGACTGGCACGAGCGCGAAGCCTACGACCTCGTCGGGATCGAGTACGAGGGCCACCCCGATCCGCGACGCATTCTCCTGCCCGAGTCGTGGCAGGGCCACCCGCTCGCGCTGGACTACGACCAGGAAAAGCCCCAGATCGTCAAATACACCGCACACGCCAACCCGATCCAGTCGGACCACGACGATCCCGAGAGCGACACGATGTTCCTCAACATCGGACCGCACCACCCGGCGACCCACGGCGTGCTCCACCTCGAGACGGTACTGGACGGCGAGACGGTCATCGACGTCGACCCCGACGTCGGCTACCTGCACCGCTGCGAGGAGCAGATGTGCCAGAACGGCACGTATCGCCACCAGATCATCCCCTACGCGGACCGCTGGGACTACACGGCGAATCTCCCCAACGAGTGGGCGGTCGCCCGCGCCATCGAGGACATCGCCGACATCGAGGTCCCCGAGTACGCCCAGGTCCTGCGGACGATGTCCGTCGAGTTCGGCCGGATGCTCGGGCACTTCCTCGCGGTCTCGACGTTCGCCCTGGACGTCTACGGCGACTTCACCGCCATCTTCCAGTACGGGATGCGCGATCGGGAGGTCGTCCAGGACATCCTCGAGGATCTCACCGGCCAGCGAATGATGTTCTACTACTTCCGGCTGGGCGGGGTCGCCTGGGACCTCCCCGAACCCCGGGAGGAGTGGATCGAGAAGTGCCGGGACTTCCTCGACGAACTCCCCGCCAAGGTCGACGAGTACCACGACCTGCTGACGGGCAACGAGATCTTTCAGCGACGGACGATGGGGACGGGCGTTCTCGAGCCCGAGGTCGCCAAGGACTACGGCTGTACGGGCCCGGTCGCCCGGGGTTCGGGCATCGATTACGACGTCCGCCGAGACGACCCCTACGGTTACTACGAGCACCTGGACTGGGACGTCGTCACCGAAGACAGCTGCGACAACCACGCGCGCGTCCTCGTCCGCCTGAAGGAAGTCGAAGAATCGGCCAAGATCATCGAGCAGTGTCTCGACCTCCTCGAGAACTGGCCCGAGGACGAGCGGACCGTCCAGAGCAACGTTCCCCGAACGCTGAAGCCGGACGCGGGCACCGAGACCTACCGGAGCGTCGAGATCGCGAAGGGGGAACTCGGGGTCTACATCCGTTCGGACGGCTCGAACTCGCCGGCCCGGTTCAAGATCCGCAGCCCGTGTTTCCACAACCTCTCGGCGCTACCGGAGATGGCCGAAGGCGAGTACGTCGCCGACCTGGTCGCCTCGCTGGGCAGTCTGGATATCGTCCTCGGGAGCGTCGATCGCTGA
- a CDS encoding acyltransferase: MTKRYVSLPGEAEAGMREFIDEVDRRLSSDEDTCSVVEDVLIDLSGDREAYERWRNGESVSTAERVRLQSYDPCNTTLESEYYAEKDEERFRRSKHLQWLWRQFDSLPIADNVEFALRFRRMLADHLFEECGDGCRFFKGITFTYGHNITIGDNTVVHDDVHLDDRGKLTIGDRVSISDGVHIYSHDHDVVDQTEVRNYHTVVEDDVRLTYDAMVRAGCKVGENAIVGARGIVQHDVPAHHIAIGTPAKSVKIKPGWEDVATPVDEAGVNRQEQRRIEYDLPDDLEVFDEFERDLR; the protein is encoded by the coding sequence ATGACAAAGCGGTACGTCTCGCTCCCAGGGGAGGCGGAGGCGGGAATGCGCGAGTTCATCGACGAGGTCGACCGGCGACTCTCGAGCGACGAGGACACCTGTTCGGTCGTCGAGGACGTCCTGATCGATCTCTCGGGCGACCGCGAGGCCTACGAGCGCTGGCGGAACGGCGAGTCGGTCTCGACGGCCGAGCGCGTCCGACTGCAGAGCTACGACCCCTGTAACACGACCCTCGAGAGCGAGTACTACGCCGAGAAGGACGAGGAGCGGTTCCGCCGCTCCAAGCACCTCCAGTGGCTGTGGCGACAGTTCGACAGCCTGCCGATCGCGGACAACGTCGAGTTCGCGCTGCGATTCCGGCGGATGCTCGCCGACCACCTCTTCGAGGAGTGCGGCGACGGCTGCCGCTTCTTCAAGGGTATCACGTTCACCTACGGCCACAACATCACGATCGGTGACAACACGGTCGTCCACGACGACGTCCACTTAGACGACCGCGGGAAGCTGACCATCGGCGATCGCGTCTCGATCTCCGACGGCGTTCACATCTACAGCCACGATCACGACGTCGTCGACCAGACCGAGGTCCGCAACTACCACACCGTCGTCGAGGACGACGTCCGCCTCACCTACGACGCGATGGTCCGCGCGGGCTGTAAGGTCGGCGAGAACGCCATCGTCGGCGCGCGCGGCATCGTCCAGCACGACGTGCCCGCCCACCACATCGCCATCGGCACGCCGGCCAAGAGCGTCAAGATCAAGCCCGGCTGGGAGGACGTCGCCACGCCGGTCGACGAGGCCGGCGTCAACCGCCAGGAACAGCGCCGCATCGAGTACGACCTCCCCGACGACCTCGAGGTCTTCGACGAGTTCGAGCGCGACCTCCGCTGA
- a CDS encoding PRC-barrel domain containing protein, with translation MTEGTLTEADEGKRVLNTDGTEVGRLVDVHDGRGYVEPDPSLTDTIAAKLGWGSRSEEAHPLDEGSIAEITDDAVRLRGTL, from the coding sequence ATGACCGAGGGGACACTCACCGAAGCGGACGAGGGGAAACGGGTCCTGAACACCGACGGGACCGAAGTCGGCCGACTGGTCGACGTCCACGACGGCCGCGGCTACGTCGAACCGGATCCGAGTCTGACGGACACGATCGCGGCGAAACTCGGCTGGGGGTCCAGAAGCGAGGAGGCCCACCCGCTCGACGAGGGGAGCATCGCGGAGATCACCGACGACGCGGTCCGCCTCCGCGGAACGCTCTAG